A section of the Stenotrophomonas acidaminiphila genome encodes:
- a CDS encoding chromosome segregation protein SMC — MRLSTIKLSGFKSFVDPTTLHLPTNMTGVVGPNGCGKSNIIDAVRWVMGESSASRLRGDSLTDVIFSGSAGRKPVSQATVELIFDNTDHTIAGEYASFNEISVKRTVSRDGSSNYYLNGTKCRRRDITDLFLGTGLGPRSYSIIEQGMISQIIEARPEDLRVYLEEAAGISKYKERRKETETRIRHTRENLDRLNDLREEIGKQLEHLRRQARQAEQYQALQEERRVKDAEWKALEYRGLDARLGGLREALAREETRLQQLVAEQREAESRIETGRVRREEAAETLSRAQADVYQVGSTLARLEQQIQHQREMAQRLHKARDETRQALAELGQHISGDEARLAVLREAVENAEPQLEQLQEENEFRQEGLREAEAALHDWQQRWEAHNRNTSEATRSGEVERTRVDYLDRQILEADRRREALLAERAGLDVEALAEAFEQLQLQHESQATVLDELNEQVELRRESAAALQERQRASQAELAEVRKQAQAARGRLSSLETLQQAALGQEQGAAVAWLKAQGLDSAARVGERITVESGWENAVESALGQLIEGVLVDAPEALVDALGELGEGRIALVADAAGDTDFAPTSLAARVQGPLAIRRLLARLHGAPDLAAARELQQRLDDGDSVITRNGERLGEGWVRVSRQGAAKQGALLREREIVTLRGQIEELQEREGELERQLGAFREQLLAAEQQREEAQRALYQAHRSASELAGQVQSQRGRLESARTRIERIETELAQLLEALDASREQAGEARVRLEDAVSSMGDLETTRQALEGERRQLTEARDLARDAARNVRDSMHALALTLESQRAQIASLSQSLERMSTQRGQLDSRLGELHSQLDQGDTPVQALEAEHQNALAERVRVDRVLAEARAQLDGIDAELRTLEQTRNQRDEQALAQRERISQRKLDQQALVLSAEQLQAAVEKAGFVLEDVVNALPEDARIGEWEQAVQQIDARMRRLEPVNLAAIHEYGEASQRSEYLESQHVDLTTALETLEEAIRKIDRETRGRFKDTFDRVNAGVQALYPRLFGGGHAYLELTGEDLLDTGVTIMARPPGKRVSSISLLSGGEKAMTAVALVFAIFQLNPAPFCLLDEVDAPLDEANVGRLANMVKEMSEKVQFLFVSHNKATMEAAHQLSGVTMREPGVSRLVSVDLEEAARLAGAA, encoded by the coding sequence ATGCGTCTATCCACGATCAAGCTCTCCGGTTTCAAGTCGTTCGTCGATCCCACGACGCTGCACCTGCCGACCAACATGACCGGCGTGGTCGGGCCCAACGGCTGCGGCAAGTCCAACATCATCGACGCGGTGCGCTGGGTGATGGGCGAGAGCTCGGCCAGCCGCCTGCGTGGTGACTCGCTCACCGACGTGATCTTCTCCGGCTCGGCCGGGCGCAAGCCGGTGTCGCAGGCCACGGTCGAGCTGATCTTCGACAACACCGACCACACCATCGCCGGCGAATACGCCTCGTTCAACGAGATCTCGGTCAAGCGCACGGTCAGCCGCGACGGCAGCAGCAACTACTACCTCAACGGCACCAAGTGCCGGCGCCGCGACATCACCGACCTGTTCCTCGGTACCGGCCTGGGCCCGCGCAGTTACTCGATCATCGAGCAGGGCATGATCAGCCAGATCATCGAGGCGCGCCCGGAAGACCTGCGCGTGTATCTGGAAGAGGCCGCCGGCATCTCCAAGTACAAGGAACGCCGCAAGGAAACCGAGACCCGCATCCGCCACACCCGCGAGAACCTGGACCGCCTGAACGACCTGCGCGAGGAGATCGGCAAGCAGCTCGAACACCTGCGCCGGCAGGCGCGCCAGGCCGAGCAGTACCAGGCACTGCAGGAAGAGCGCCGGGTCAAGGACGCCGAATGGAAGGCGCTGGAATACCGCGGCCTGGATGCCCGCCTGGGCGGGCTGCGTGAAGCGCTGGCGCGCGAGGAAACCCGGCTGCAGCAGCTGGTGGCCGAGCAGCGCGAAGCCGAGAGCCGGATCGAGACCGGGCGCGTGCGCCGCGAGGAGGCCGCCGAAACCCTGTCCCGGGCGCAGGCCGACGTCTACCAGGTCGGCAGCACCCTGGCGCGGCTGGAACAGCAGATCCAGCACCAGCGCGAGATGGCGCAGCGCCTGCACAAGGCCCGCGACGAGACCCGCCAGGCGCTGGCCGAGCTGGGCCAGCACATCAGTGGCGACGAAGCCCGGCTGGCGGTGCTGCGCGAGGCGGTGGAGAACGCAGAGCCGCAGCTGGAGCAGTTGCAGGAAGAGAACGAATTCCGCCAGGAAGGACTGCGCGAAGCCGAGGCCGCGCTGCACGACTGGCAGCAGCGCTGGGAAGCGCACAACCGCAACACCTCCGAGGCCACCCGCTCGGGCGAGGTGGAGCGCACCCGCGTCGATTACCTCGACCGGCAGATACTGGAGGCCGATCGCCGCCGCGAAGCGCTGCTGGCCGAGCGCGCCGGGCTCGACGTCGAGGCCCTGGCCGAGGCGTTCGAGCAGCTGCAGCTGCAGCACGAATCGCAGGCCACCGTGCTCGATGAGCTGAACGAGCAGGTGGAGCTGCGCAGGGAAAGCGCGGCGGCACTGCAGGAACGGCAGCGCGCCAGCCAGGCCGAACTGGCCGAGGTGCGCAAGCAGGCGCAGGCCGCGCGCGGCCGCCTGTCTTCGCTGGAAACCCTGCAGCAGGCCGCGCTCGGCCAAGAGCAGGGCGCGGCGGTGGCCTGGCTGAAGGCGCAGGGGTTGGATTCGGCCGCGCGCGTGGGCGAGCGCATCACCGTCGAGAGCGGCTGGGAAAACGCGGTGGAAAGCGCGTTGGGCCAGTTGATCGAAGGCGTGCTGGTCGATGCGCCCGAAGCACTGGTCGATGCACTGGGCGAGCTGGGCGAGGGCCGCATCGCGCTGGTGGCCGATGCCGCGGGCGATACGGATTTCGCGCCGACCTCGCTGGCCGCGCGCGTGCAGGGCCCGCTGGCGATCCGCCGGTTGCTGGCGCGCCTGCATGGCGCGCCGGACCTGGCCGCCGCACGCGAGCTGCAGCAACGGCTGGACGACGGCGACTCGGTCATCACCCGCAACGGCGAGCGCCTGGGCGAGGGCTGGGTGCGGGTGTCGCGGCAGGGGGCGGCCAAGCAGGGCGCGCTGCTGCGCGAGCGCGAGATCGTCACCCTGCGCGGGCAGATCGAGGAACTGCAGGAGCGCGAGGGCGAGCTCGAACGCCAGCTCGGCGCGTTCCGCGAGCAGCTGCTTGCGGCCGAGCAGCAGCGCGAGGAAGCGCAGCGGGCGTTGTACCAGGCACATCGCAGTGCATCCGAGCTGGCCGGGCAGGTGCAGAGCCAGCGCGGCCGGCTGGAGTCGGCGCGCACCCGCATCGAGCGCATCGAGACCGAGCTTGCGCAGCTGCTGGAAGCGCTGGACGCCAGCCGCGAGCAGGCTGGCGAGGCGCGCGTGCGGCTGGAGGACGCGGTTTCCAGCATGGGCGACCTGGAAACCACGCGGCAGGCGCTGGAGGGCGAACGCCGCCAGCTGACCGAGGCCCGCGACCTGGCCCGCGACGCCGCGCGCAACGTGCGCGACAGCATGCATGCGCTGGCGCTGACGCTGGAGTCGCAACGCGCGCAGATCGCCTCGCTGTCGCAGTCGCTCGAGCGCATGAGCACCCAGCGCGGGCAGCTGGACTCGCGCCTGGGCGAGCTGCATTCGCAGCTGGACCAGGGCGACACGCCGGTGCAGGCGCTGGAGGCCGAACACCAGAACGCGCTGGCCGAGCGCGTGCGCGTGGACCGGGTGCTGGCCGAGGCGCGCGCGCAGTTGGACGGCATCGACGCCGAACTGCGCACGCTGGAGCAGACCCGCAACCAGCGCGACGAGCAGGCGCTGGCGCAGCGCGAGCGCATTTCCCAGCGAAAGCTCGACCAGCAGGCGCTGGTGCTCAGCGCCGAGCAGTTGCAGGCGGCGGTGGAGAAGGCCGGCTTCGTGCTGGAGGACGTGGTCAACGCCCTGCCGGAGGACGCGCGCATCGGCGAATGGGAGCAGGCGGTGCAGCAGATCGACGCGCGCATGCGCCGGTTGGAGCCGGTCAACCTGGCCGCCATCCACGAGTACGGCGAGGCCTCGCAGCGCTCGGAGTACCTGGAATCGCAGCACGTGGACCTGACCACCGCGCTGGAGACGCTGGAAGAGGCGATCCGCAAGATCGACCGCGAGACCCGCGGCCGCTTCAAGGACACCTTCGACCGCGTCAACGCCGGCGTGCAGGCGCTGTATCCGCGCCTGTTCGGCGGTGGCCACGCCTACCTGGAGCTGACCGGCGAGGACCTGCTCGATACCGGCGTGACCATCATGGCGCGCCCGCCCGGCAAGCGCGTGTCCAGCATTTCGCTGCTGTCCGGTGGCGAGAAGGCGATGACCGCGGTGGCGCTGGTGTTCGCCATCTTCCAGCTCAACCCAGCGCCGTTCTGCCTGCTGGACGAGGTGGACGCGCCGCTGGACGAGGCCAACGTCGGCCGCCTGGCCAACATGGTCAAGGAAATGAGCGAGAAGGTGCAGTTCCTGTTCGTCAGCCACAACAAGGCGACGATGGAGGCCGCGCACCAGCTCTCCGGCGTCACCATGCGCGAGCCGGGCGTCAGCCGCCTGGTCAGCGTGGACCTGGAGGAAGCGGCGCGTTTGGCGGGCGCGGCCTGA
- a CDS encoding 50S ribosomal protein L9, whose product MKLILLQKVTNLGNLGDLVDVKPGYGRNFLVPHGKAVPATEANVAAFEAKRAEYEAKAKASHDEAEARAAKFADASVTIGAHASTEGKLYGSVGPRDIAEAFTAAGLPLEKSEVILGEGAFRAVGEYDVLIKLHADVEATVKVIVEADA is encoded by the coding sequence ATGAAGCTGATTCTGCTGCAGAAGGTGACCAACCTGGGCAACCTGGGCGACCTGGTCGACGTGAAGCCGGGCTACGGCCGCAACTTCCTGGTGCCGCACGGCAAGGCCGTGCCGGCCACCGAAGCCAATGTTGCTGCCTTCGAAGCCAAGCGCGCCGAGTACGAAGCCAAGGCCAAGGCGTCGCATGACGAAGCCGAAGCCCGCGCCGCCAAGTTCGCCGACGCCAGCGTCACCATCGGTGCGCATGCCTCGACCGAAGGCAAGCTGTACGGCTCGGTCGGCCCGCGCGACATCGCCGAGGCCTTCACCGCCGCCGGCCTGCCGCTGGAGAAGAGCGAAGTCATCCTCGGCGAGGGCGCTTTCCGTGCCGTCGGCGAGTACGACGTGCTGATCAAGCTGCACGCCGACGTGGAAGCCACCGTCAAGGTCATCGTCGAAGCCGACGCCTGA
- a CDS encoding 30S ribosomal protein S18 — protein sequence MSKFFRRRKFCKFTAEGVKEIDYKDLNTLRQYLTENGKIVPSRVTGTKSKYQRQLSTAVKRARFLALIPYTDNHDV from the coding sequence ATGTCCAAGTTCTTCCGTCGCCGCAAGTTCTGCAAGTTCACGGCTGAAGGTGTGAAGGAGATCGATTACAAGGATCTAAACACCCTGCGCCAGTACCTGACCGAGAACGGCAAGATCGTGCCGAGCCGCGTCACCGGCACCAAGTCCAAGTACCAGCGTCAGCTGTCCACGGCGGTCAAGCGCGCCCGTTTCCTGGCGCTGATCCCGTACACGGACAACCACGACGTCTGA
- a CDS encoding 30S ribosomal protein S6, whose protein sequence is MSRHYEVVFLVHPDQSEQVPAMVERYKALVEGGNGKIHRLEDWGRRQLAYPIQNLVKAHYVLMNIEADQSVMNELTESFRFNDAVLRNLVIKRDEAETEQSLIMKSKDEKGDKPERGERRRRDDEEAANSNNEEAGDDAASAE, encoded by the coding sequence ATGAGTCGTCATTACGAAGTCGTGTTCCTGGTCCACCCGGACCAGAGCGAACAGGTTCCGGCCATGGTCGAGCGCTACAAGGCGCTGGTCGAGGGCGGCAACGGCAAGATCCACCGCCTGGAAGACTGGGGCCGCCGCCAGCTGGCGTACCCGATCCAGAACCTGGTCAAGGCCCACTATGTTCTGATGAACATCGAAGCCGACCAGTCGGTGATGAACGAACTGACCGAAAGCTTCCGTTTCAACGACGCCGTGCTGCGCAACCTGGTCATCAAGCGTGACGAGGCCGAGACCGAGCAGTCGCTGATCATGAAGAGCAAGGACGAGAAGGGCGACAAGCCCGAGCGTGGCGAGCGCCGTCGTCGTGACGACGAAGAAGCTGCCAATTCCAACAATGAAGAAGCCGGCGACGACGCCGCCTCTGCCGAATAA
- a CDS encoding Fe-S cluster assembly protein HesB, with amino-acid sequence MAIHLTPVAFARVQRFVAQTPGALGLRFGVTRTGCSGWGHTTDLAREQREDDTVFEQDGVRIFVDAESLALVDGTEIDYGKQGLSETFLFRNPNATAECGCGESFTTDADKA; translated from the coding sequence ATGGCCATCCACCTCACCCCTGTCGCTTTCGCCCGCGTGCAGCGCTTCGTCGCGCAGACCCCCGGCGCGCTGGGCCTGCGTTTCGGCGTGACCCGCACCGGCTGTTCGGGCTGGGGCCACACCACCGACCTCGCCCGTGAGCAGCGCGAGGACGACACGGTGTTCGAGCAGGACGGCGTGCGCATCTTCGTCGACGCCGAGAGCCTGGCCCTGGTGGACGGCACCGAGATCGATTACGGCAAGCAGGGCCTGAGCGAGACCTTTTTGTTCAGGAATCCGAACGCCACCGCTGAGTGCGGGTGCGGCGAGAGCTTCACCACCGACGCCGACAAGGCCTGA
- a CDS encoding asparagine--tRNA ligase — protein MTVVSVAHALAGKIPEGGEVTVRGWVRTVRASNGLAFVNVSDGSGFAPIQVVATDALANFDDIKRLTPGCSVIATGKLVKSQGKGQSFEIQGENLEIVGWVEDPLTYPIQPKPMSPEFLREVAHLRPRTNLFGAVTRIRDCLAKAVHRYFHENGYYWISTPIITTSDAEGAGQMFRVSTLDLANLPRGENGGIDFSRDFFGKETFLTVSGQLNVEAYCLALSKVYTFGPTFRAENSHTTRHLAEFWMVEPEIAFADLAEDARVAEDFLKYLFRAVLDERADDMAFIAERVQKDAITRLETFVNAPFERIEYTDAVSLLQKSGRKFDYPVEWGLDLQTEHERWLTEEHVGRPVVVTNYPEHIKAFYMRLNDDGRTVAAMDVLAPGIGEIIGGSQREERLNILDARMAQFGLDPEHYQWYRDFRRYGSVPHAGFGLGFERLVVYVCGLSNIRDAIPYPRAPGSAEF, from the coding sequence ATGACGGTGGTCAGCGTTGCGCACGCCCTGGCCGGGAAGATCCCGGAAGGCGGAGAAGTCACGGTTCGCGGTTGGGTTCGCACGGTCCGTGCCTCCAACGGGCTGGCCTTCGTCAATGTCAGCGACGGCTCCGGCTTCGCCCCGATCCAGGTCGTGGCCACCGACGCCCTGGCCAATTTCGACGACATCAAGCGCCTGACCCCGGGCTGCTCGGTCATCGCCACCGGCAAGCTGGTCAAGTCGCAGGGAAAGGGCCAAAGCTTCGAGATCCAAGGCGAAAACCTGGAGATCGTCGGCTGGGTCGAGGACCCGCTGACCTACCCGATCCAGCCCAAGCCGATGTCACCGGAGTTCCTGCGCGAAGTGGCGCACCTGCGCCCGCGCACCAACCTGTTCGGCGCGGTCACCCGCATCCGTGACTGCCTGGCCAAGGCCGTGCACCGCTATTTCCACGAGAACGGCTACTACTGGATCAGCACGCCGATCATCACCACCTCCGACGCCGAGGGCGCCGGGCAGATGTTCCGCGTCTCCACGCTGGACCTGGCCAACCTGCCGCGCGGCGAGAACGGTGGCATCGATTTCAGCCGCGACTTCTTCGGCAAGGAAACCTTCCTGACCGTGTCCGGCCAGCTCAACGTCGAGGCCTACTGCCTGGCGCTGAGCAAGGTCTACACCTTCGGCCCGACCTTCCGCGCCGAGAACAGCCACACCACCCGCCACCTGGCCGAATTCTGGATGGTGGAGCCGGAAATCGCCTTCGCCGACCTGGCCGAGGACGCGCGCGTGGCCGAGGACTTCCTGAAGTACCTGTTCCGCGCGGTGCTCGACGAGCGCGCCGACGACATGGCCTTCATCGCCGAGCGCGTGCAGAAGGACGCCATCACCCGCCTGGAGACGTTCGTCAACGCGCCGTTCGAGCGCATCGAGTACACCGATGCGGTCAGCCTGCTGCAGAAGTCGGGCAGGAAGTTCGACTACCCGGTCGAGTGGGGCCTGGACCTGCAGACCGAGCACGAGCGCTGGCTGACCGAGGAGCATGTCGGCCGCCCGGTGGTGGTGACCAACTACCCCGAGCACATCAAGGCCTTCTACATGCGCCTGAACGACGACGGCAGGACCGTCGCGGCGATGGACGTGCTGGCCCCGGGCATCGGCGAGATCATCGGCGGCAGCCAGCGCGAGGAGCGCCTGAACATCCTCGACGCGCGCATGGCGCAGTTCGGCCTGGATCCGGAGCACTACCAGTGGTACCGCGATTTCCGCCGCTACGGCTCGGTGCCGCACGCCGGCTTCGGCCTGGGCTTCGAGCGGCTGGTGGTCTACGTCTGCGGCCTGTCCAACATCCGCGATGCGATCCCCTACCCGCGCGCGCCGGGCTCGGCGGAATTCTGA
- a CDS encoding carbonate dehydratase: protein MKDIRKLLQNNREWADRIAREDPDFFQQLSKQQHPEYLWIGCSDSRVPANQIIGMAPGEVFVHRNVANVVAHSDLNCLSVVQYAVDQLKVKHILIVGHYGCGGVHACLHNTRVGLADNWLRHVGDVVQKHAAILDAIEDDELRHARLCELNVIEQVANLCRSTIVQDAWARGQKLMVHGWVYSLKDGRVSEMGIDVGAAEDLKQAYENALAFVPRQGRRD from the coding sequence ATGAAAGACATCCGCAAGCTGCTGCAGAACAACCGCGAATGGGCCGACCGCATCGCCCGCGAGGATCCCGATTTCTTCCAGCAGCTGTCCAAGCAGCAGCACCCCGAATACCTGTGGATCGGCTGCTCCGACTCGCGCGTGCCGGCCAACCAGATCATCGGCATGGCGCCGGGCGAGGTATTCGTGCACCGCAACGTGGCCAACGTGGTGGCGCACAGCGACCTGAACTGCCTGAGCGTAGTCCAGTACGCGGTGGACCAGCTGAAGGTGAAGCACATCCTGATCGTCGGCCACTACGGCTGCGGCGGCGTGCATGCCTGCCTGCACAACACCCGCGTCGGCCTGGCCGACAACTGGCTGCGCCATGTCGGTGACGTGGTGCAGAAGCACGCGGCGATCCTGGACGCGATCGAGGACGACGAGCTCAGGCATGCGCGCCTGTGCGAGCTGAACGTGATCGAGCAGGTCGCCAACCTGTGCCGATCGACCATCGTCCAGGATGCCTGGGCCCGCGGCCAGAAGCTGATGGTGCACGGCTGGGTCTACAGCCTGAAGGACGGACGCGTCAGCGAGATGGGCATCGACGTGGGCGCGGCCGAAGACCTCAAGCAGGCCTACGAAAACGCCCTGGCCTTCGTACCGCGCCAGGGCCGGCGCGACTGA
- a CDS encoding 3-hydroxyanthranilate 3,4-dioxygenase: MLAAPINLHAWIEDNRHLLKPPVGNRMIDNGDFIVMVVGGPNARTDFHYDEGPEWFYQLEGEMVLKVQEDGRVRDIPIRAGEIFLLPPRVPHSPRRPPGGIGLVVERKRLPHELDGVAWHCEHCNHKLYEEFFHLGNIETDLPKVFDRFHSSLAHRTCAACGTVHPLPAVQD; the protein is encoded by the coding sequence ATGCTCGCCGCGCCGATCAACCTGCACGCCTGGATCGAGGACAACCGCCACCTGCTCAAGCCACCGGTGGGCAACCGGATGATCGACAACGGCGACTTCATCGTCATGGTGGTCGGCGGCCCCAACGCGCGCACCGACTTCCACTACGACGAAGGCCCGGAGTGGTTCTACCAGCTCGAGGGCGAGATGGTGCTGAAGGTGCAGGAAGACGGCCGTGTGCGCGACATCCCGATCCGTGCCGGCGAGATCTTCTTGCTGCCGCCACGGGTGCCGCATTCGCCGCGGCGCCCGCCCGGCGGCATCGGCCTGGTGGTCGAGCGCAAGCGCCTGCCGCACGAGCTCGACGGCGTGGCCTGGCATTGCGAGCACTGCAACCACAAGCTGTACGAGGAGTTCTTCCACCTGGGCAACATCGAAACCGACCTGCCCAAGGTGTTCGACCGCTTCCACTCCTCGCTGGCGCATCGCACCTGCGCGGCCTGCGGCACGGTGCATCCGCTGCCGGCCGTGCAGGACTGA
- a CDS encoding kynureninase: MNERLSPAHATALDAADPLRHLRGQFLFPQHQGADQAYFVGNSLGLQPRGAQAMVQEVMDLWARIAVEGHFTGPTHWMNYHRLVRDQLARVVGAQPLEVVAMNTLSVNLHLMMVSFYRPTRERPAILMEAGAFPTDRHAVEAQIRFHGFDPATDLIEVRPDEADGTLSMAAIEQAMAEHGRRVALVLWPGVQYRTGQAFDLEAITRLARAHGANIGFDLAHSVGNVPLALHEVAPDFAVWCHYKYLNGGPGAVAGCFVHERHAHDTTLPRFAGWWGHEQATRFRMAPEFVPEAGAEGWQLSNPPVLGLAPLRASLELFDQAGMQALRAKSLRLTGYLETLVRARLPNVLQIITPAEPARRGCQLSLRVAGGREQGRSLFEYLQSVGVLGDWREPDVIRISPTPMYNRYRDVLRFVEEVEAWAGP; this comes from the coding sequence ATGAACGAACGCCTGTCCCCGGCCCATGCCACTGCGCTCGATGCCGCCGATCCGCTGCGCCACCTGCGTGGCCAGTTCCTGTTTCCGCAGCACCAGGGCGCCGACCAGGCCTACTTCGTCGGCAATTCGCTCGGCCTGCAGCCGCGCGGTGCACAGGCGATGGTGCAGGAGGTCATGGACCTGTGGGCGCGCATCGCCGTCGAGGGCCACTTCACCGGCCCGACCCACTGGATGAACTACCACCGCCTGGTGCGCGACCAGCTGGCCCGCGTGGTCGGCGCGCAGCCGCTGGAAGTGGTGGCCATGAACACGCTGAGCGTGAACCTGCACCTGATGATGGTCAGCTTCTACCGGCCTACCCGCGAGCGCCCGGCGATCCTGATGGAAGCCGGCGCGTTCCCCACCGACCGCCACGCGGTCGAGGCGCAGATCCGCTTCCACGGTTTCGACCCGGCCACCGACCTGATCGAAGTCCGCCCGGACGAAGCCGATGGCACGCTGTCGATGGCCGCGATCGAGCAGGCGATGGCCGAGCATGGCCGGCGCGTGGCGCTGGTGCTGTGGCCCGGCGTGCAGTACCGCACCGGGCAGGCATTCGACCTGGAGGCGATTACCCGGCTGGCACGCGCGCATGGCGCCAACATCGGCTTCGACCTCGCGCACTCGGTCGGCAACGTGCCGCTGGCGCTGCATGAGGTCGCCCCCGATTTCGCGGTGTGGTGCCACTACAAGTACCTCAATGGCGGCCCGGGCGCGGTCGCCGGCTGCTTCGTGCATGAACGCCACGCCCACGACACCACGCTGCCGCGCTTCGCCGGCTGGTGGGGCCACGAGCAGGCGACGCGCTTCCGCATGGCCCCGGAGTTCGTGCCCGAAGCCGGTGCCGAAGGCTGGCAGCTGAGCAACCCGCCGGTGCTCGGCCTGGCGCCGCTGCGCGCGTCGCTGGAGCTGTTCGACCAGGCCGGCATGCAGGCGCTGCGGGCCAAGTCGCTGCGCCTGACCGGCTACCTGGAGACCCTGGTCCGCGCGCGCCTGCCCAACGTGCTGCAGATCATCACCCCCGCCGAGCCGGCGCGGCGCGGCTGCCAGCTGTCGCTGCGCGTGGCCGGCGGGCGCGAACAGGGACGCTCGCTGTTCGAATACCTGCAGTCGGTCGGCGTGCTCGGCGACTGGCGCGAACCCGACGTGATCCGCATTTCCCCGACCCCGATGTACAACCGCTACCGCGACGTGCTGCGCTTCGTCGAGGAAGTGGAGGCCTGGGCCGGCCCCTGA